One Brassica napus cultivar Da-Ae chromosome A1, Da-Ae, whole genome shotgun sequence genomic region harbors:
- the LOC125574995 gene encoding beta-glucuronosyltransferase GlcAT14A-like isoform X1 produces the protein MALKKLLMISFSLTSLLFSLFYIIPTTTTLFASSKIPTTSLESNQDFNSTLPCFAYLISASKGDVDKLKRLLRSLYHRRNHYLIHLDLEAPEEEHLEMARFVAGEPLFQPEGNVMIVGKPNLVTYRGPTMLATTLHAMALLLRCCRWDWFINLSASDYPLVTQDDLIYAFSELPRDLNFIQHTSRLGWKMNKRGKPIIIDPGLYSLNKSEIWWVIKQRSLPTSFKLFTGSAWTFLSRPFSEYCIIGYDNLPRTLLLYYTNFVSSPEGYFQTLICNSDEFRNTTVNHDLHYIAWDNPPKQHPKTLGTRDYRKMVMSNRPFARKFKGNDPVLNRIDRELLRNKRNRVSKPELGPGSGARRLKSLLLRLMLRRNFVKRQCR, from the exons ATGGCGTTGAAGAAGCTATTGATGATCTCCTTCTCTCTAACTTCTCTCCTCTTCTCACTCTTTTACATCATCCCCACGACCACCACTCTCTTCGCTTCTTCAAAGATCCCCACTACATCCCTTGAATCCAACCAAGACTTCAACTCTACGCTCCCCTGTTTCGCCTACCTAATCTCTGCCTCAAAAGGGGACGTTGATAAGCTCAAACGCCTCCTCAGATCTCTCTACCACCGTAGAAACCACTACTTGATCCACCTAGACCTCGAGGCCCCTGAGGAGGAGCATTTGGAGATGGCCAGGTTCGTGGCCGGAGAGCCTCTCTTTCAGCCCGAGGGTAATGTAATGATCGTAGGTAAACCGAATCTTGTTACTTACAGAGGACCAACGATGCTGGCGACGACGCTTCACGCAATGGCTTTGCTCTTGAGATGTTGTCGGTGGGACTGGTTCATTAATCTAAGTGCTTCTGATTATCCTCTAGTCACACAAGACG ATCTGATCTATGCTTTCTCTGAGTTGCCTAGAGATCTCAACTTCATTCAGCACACAAGCCGGTTGGGATGGAAAAT GAACAAAAGAGGGAAACCAATAATAATAGATCCAGGGCTTTATAGCCTCAACAAGTCAGAGATTTGGTGGGTTATCAAACAACGAAGCCTCCCTACCTCTTTCAAGCTCTTCACAG GTTCAGCTTGGACATTCCTATCAAGACCGTTTTCAGAATATTGCATAATAGGTTATGACAACTTACCAAGAACTCTCCTACTCTACTACACCAACTTCGTTTCATCTCCCGAAGGCTATTTTCAGACCCTCATATGCAACTCGGATGAGTTCAGGAACACAACCGTGAACCACGACCTTCACTACATAGCGTGGGACAATCCTCCAAAACAGCATCCTAAGACACTAGGGACAAGGGATTACAGAAAGATGGTAATGAGTAACAGGCCGTTTGCAAGGAAGTTCAAGGGCAATGACCCGGTTCTCAATAGGATAGACCGAGAGCTTCTGAGAAACAAACGGAACCGTGTGTCAAAACCCGAACTTGGTCCTGGTTCGGGGGCTAGGAGGTTGAAAAGTTTGCTTTTGAGGCTTATGTTGAGAAGAAACTTTGTCAAGAGACAATGTAGATAG
- the LOC125574995 gene encoding beta-glucuronosyltransferase GlcAT14C-like isoform X2, producing MALKKLLMISFSLTSLLFSLFYIIPTTTTLFASSKIPTTSLESNQDFNSTLPCFAYLISASKGDVDKLKRLLRSLYHRRNHYLIHLDLEAPEEEHLEMARFVAGEPLFQPEGNVMIVGKPNLVTYRGPTMLATTLHAMALLLRCCRWDWFINLSASDYPLVTQDDLIYAFSELPRDLNFIQHTSRLGWKMFSLDIPIKTVFRILHNRL from the exons ATGGCGTTGAAGAAGCTATTGATGATCTCCTTCTCTCTAACTTCTCTCCTCTTCTCACTCTTTTACATCATCCCCACGACCACCACTCTCTTCGCTTCTTCAAAGATCCCCACTACATCCCTTGAATCCAACCAAGACTTCAACTCTACGCTCCCCTGTTTCGCCTACCTAATCTCTGCCTCAAAAGGGGACGTTGATAAGCTCAAACGCCTCCTCAGATCTCTCTACCACCGTAGAAACCACTACTTGATCCACCTAGACCTCGAGGCCCCTGAGGAGGAGCATTTGGAGATGGCCAGGTTCGTGGCCGGAGAGCCTCTCTTTCAGCCCGAGGGTAATGTAATGATCGTAGGTAAACCGAATCTTGTTACTTACAGAGGACCAACGATGCTGGCGACGACGCTTCACGCAATGGCTTTGCTCTTGAGATGTTGTCGGTGGGACTGGTTCATTAATCTAAGTGCTTCTGATTATCCTCTAGTCACACAAGACG ATCTGATCTATGCTTTCTCTGAGTTGCCTAGAGATCTCAACTTCATTCAGCACACAAGCCGGTTGGGATGGAAAAT GTTCAGCTTGGACATTCCTATCAAGACCGTTTTCAGAATATTGCATAATAGGTTATGA
- the LOC106449198 gene encoding F-box protein KIB4 has translation MMTPKVEMIGSNKTIRNDPMLILDLVILVMERLSFVDFHRARCVSSVWYSASKSCRMRQANPWLILFPADVLHLPLESIDDSCKLFDPIDHKTYTVRDLGSDILRTSCLASYNSWFLMLDRKTRFYLLNMLTRERIHLPFLDSMESTDGSKLKFKRNFDSSFTVTTFRYNNVPLLSTCFGIDAAVLWVDERNKDYLVVWAFDRTLAYHKKGDDSWRVFRSSTNQSCVDMVFKESKLYVLVEDGSITTFDFSCGDSPMEFASFTTSPECCDFEHLAVTLSGQVLAISSEERHSYDMYKMDPKSSKWSIIKSLGDEALLLDQRITVPAKDGVLKNCLYCSYNDQFRRDDDYNLREDDNGICVVNIQNNNEVQFFNHLTASSPLPFKDARWFIPTFGGK, from the coding sequence ATGATGACGCCCAAAGTGGAGATGATCGGTTCCAACAAAACGATACGCAACGACCCTATGCTTATCCTCGACCTGGTTATATTGGTCATGGAACGATTAAGCTTTGTTGATTTTCATAGAGCTAGATGCGTTTCTTCAGTATGGTATTCCGCTTCAAAATCATGCCGCATGAGACAAGCAAACCCATGGCTCATCCTCTTTCCTGCAGACGTACTTCACTTACCTCTGGAAAGCATCGACGATTCATGTAAGTTGTTCGATCCTATTGACCACAAAACATACACCGTAAGAGATCTCGGTTCTGATATCCTTAGGACTTCTTGTTTGGCAAGTTACAATAGCTGGTTCCTCATGTTAGACCGTAAAACCCGTTTTTATCTTTTGAATATGCTCACTCGAGAGAGGATTCATCTCCCGTTTCTTGATTCAATGGAATCAACCGACGGATCAAAGTTGAAATTCAAGAGAAATTTTGACTCTAGTTTCACGGTTACAACATTCCGTTACAATAACGTACCATTATTATCAACGTGCTTTGGAATAGACGCTGCCGTTTTGTGGGTAGATGAAAGAAACAAAGATTATCTAGTTGTGTGGGCTTTTGATCGCACTCTTGCATATCACAAGAAAGGAGACGATAGCTGGAGGGTGTTTCGGTCATCAACGAATCAAAGCTGCGTCGATATGGTTTTTAAAGAAAGCAAGCTTTACGTGCTTGTTGAAGACGGAAGCATCACTACTTTTGATTTCTCTTGCGGTGATTCTCCTATGGAATTTGCAAGTTTCACCACGTCACCCGAGTGTTGTGACTTCGAACATCTTGCTGTGACTTTGTCTGGACAAGTTTTGGCTATTTCAAGTGAGGAGAGACACTCATATGACATGTACAAGATGGATCCTAAATCATCAAAATGGAGTATAATCAAGTCTCTAGGGGACGAAGCATTGCTTTTGGATCAACGAATAACGGTTCCAGCCAAAGATGGAGTTTTGAAAAATTgcttatattgtagttataatgATCAGTTTCGTAGAGACGATGACTATAACCTACGGGAGGATGATAACGGCATTTGCGTCGTCAATATTCAGAACAATAATGAAGTTCAATTTTTCAACCATCTTACTGCTTCGTCGCCACTACCTTTCAAGGATGCTCGTTGGTTTATTCCCACTTTTGGTGGAAAATGA
- the LOC125577868 gene encoding peroxidase 57-like: MKIANFSILLLAFFIFPITFAQLRVGFYDNSCPNAETIVQNLVSDEFESDPTITAALLRMHFHDCFVGGCDGSILLNSTDSERFVGPNLSVRGFELIDEIKAELEAQCPSNVSCADIMALATRDSVALAGGPSYNIPTGRRDGLRTNANGVFNLIGPTASVAAFLSFFGDKDMNTLDAVALLGAHTVGVGSCDLFQDRLVNFNGTGLPDPSMDSDLVANLTTICEASENPSTGLDRSTPLTFDNAFFGQIRVRRGVLQLDQRLATDEATSSVVAQYAADNDLFKRQFAIAMVKMGAVDVFTGEDGEIRTNCWAFNNN, from the exons ATGAAGATTGCAAACTTTTCCATTCTACTTTtagctttctttatttttcctaTCACGTTTGCTCAACTACGAGTAGGGTTTTATGACAACTCATGCCCTAATGCAGAAACTATAGTTCAAAATCTTGTGAGCGATGAGTTCGAAAGTGACCCCACGATCACGGCCGCTTTGCTTCGCATGCATTTTCACGATTGCTTTGTTGGG GGTTGCGACGGTTCTATCCTCTTAAACTCAACAGATTCAGAAAGATTCGTCGGTCCAAACTTGAGCGTGAGAGGGTTTGAGCTGATCGACGAGATCAAGGCCGAGCTTGAGGCTCAGTGTCCCTCCAACGTCTCATGTGCCGACATAATGGCTCTTGCCACCCGTGACTCTGTGGCCTTAGCTGGAGGTCCGAGCTACAACATTCCCACTGGGCGACGTGATGGGTTGAGAACAAATGCGAACGGCGTGTTCAACCTTATCGGACCAACCGCCTCCGTGGCTGCGTTTCTCAGCTTCTTTGGGGACAAAGATATGAACACGTTGGATGCGGTGGCTCTTTTGGGTGCACACACGGTTGGAGTGGGATCTTGTGATCTATTCCAGGACCGCCTTGTGAATTTTAATGGAACCGGACTGCCTGATCCGTCCATGGACTCCGATTTGGTTGCAAA TTTAACCACCATATGTGAGGCTTCAGAGAACCCATCAACAGGACTTGACCGGTCAACGCCATTGACTTTCGATAATGCATTCTTCGGACAAATCCGAGTAAGGAGAGGAGTTTTGCAACTTGACCAGCGCCTCGCAACCGATGAAGCCACTTCTAGTGTGGTGGCTCAATACGCAGCAGACAACGACTTATTCAAACGCCAGTTTGCGATCGCGATGGTGAAAATGGGAGCCGTTGATGTCTTTACAGGCGAAGACGGTGAGATCAGAACGAATTGTTGGGCGTTCAATAACAACTAA
- the LOC125607321 gene encoding FT-interacting protein 7-like, which yields MADTVLRKLIVEICNARNLMPKDGQGTASAYAIVDFDGQRRRTKTKFRDLNPQWDEKLEFFVHDVATMGEEILEINLCNDKKTGKRSTFLGKVKIAGNAFAAAGSETLVYYPLEKRSVFSQIKGEIGLKAYYVDESIPAAAATEEKPAAEGQAAPAAEEKAGEKEKEKTEEGKKEAEAAKTEEKPKEEAKPEAKPGDKPKEEAKPEEKKPDAVAPPAKEADKKPPEAAAAAPPPPAVPQKTETVKQKEIEIKPENLNRQDLIGADLDLPSLTRDQNRGGGYDLVDRMPFLYIRVAKAKRASNDGSNPIYAKLVIGTTGVKTRCQTGKDWDQVFAFEKESLNSSSLEVSVWSEEKVEKEDKTVTTTESCLGTVSFDLQEVPKRVPPDSPLAPQWYTLESEKSPGNDVMLAVWLGTQADEAFQEAWQSDSGGLIPETRSKVYLSPKLWYLRLTVIQTQDLQLGSDPEPKAKNPTTELYVKAQLGPQVFKTARTSIGPSASSSGSGNPTWNEDLVFVASEPFEPFLIVTVEDITNGQSIGQTKIHMGSVERRNDDRTEPKSRWFNLAGDENKPYSGRIHVKVCLEGGYHVLDEAAHVTSDVRPSAKQLAKPPIGLLEVGVRGATNLLPVKTRDGTRGTTDAYVVAKYGPKWVRTRTILDRFNPRWNEQYTWDVYDPCTVLTIGVFDNGRYKRDEAGKQGRDLRVGKIRIRLSTLDMNRVYLNSYTLTVVLPSGAKKMGEIEIAVRFSCPSWLSIIQAYVTPMLPRMHYVRPLGPAQQDILRHTAMRIVTARLARSEPPLGQEVVQYMLDTDNHVWSMRRSKANWFRVITFLSRAATIARWVHGIRTWVHPPTTVLVHLLLVAIVLCPHLVLPTVFMYAFLILALRFRCRGRFKVSSVDTRLSCVDSVAPDELDEEFDGFPATRPPEVVRIRYDRLRALAGRAQTLLGDVAAQGERIEALFNWKDPRATCIFVVFCLFASFLFYIVPFKIFVLGFGFYYIRHPRFRDDMPSVPANFFRRLPSMSDQIL from the coding sequence ATGGCGGACACTGTCCTAAGGAAGCTGATCGTAGAGATCTGCAACGCGAGGAACCTAATGCCGAAGGACGGCCAAGGAACGGCGAGCGCCTACGCGATCGTCGACTTCGACGGCCAGCGGCGGCGGACGAAGACGAAGTTCCGAGATCTGAATCCTCAGTGGGACGAGAAGCTCGAGTTCTTCGTGCACGACGTGGCGACCATGGGGGAGGAGATTCTCGAGATCAATCTGTGCAACGACAAGAAGACGGGGAAGCGGAGCACGTTTCTCGGGAAGGTTAAGATCGCCGGAAACGCGTTCGCGGCGGCGGGATCCGAGACGCTTGTTTATTACCCGCTCGAGAAGAGGAGCGTCTTCTCTCAGATCAAAGGCGAGATCGGTTTAAAGGCTTATTATGTTGACGAGAGTATACCGGCGGCGGCGGCGACGGAGGAGAAGCCTGCGGCGGAGGGTCAGGCTGCTCCGGCGGCGGAAGAGAAGGCgggggagaaggagaaggagaaaacaGAGGAGGGGAAGAAAGAAGCAGAGGCGGCGAAAACAGAGGAGAAACCGAAGGAAGAAGCTAAACCGGAGGCTAAACCGGGGGATAAACCGAAGGAGGAAGCTAAACCGGAGGAGAAGAAACCCGATGCAGTAGCTCCGCCGGCTAAAGAAGCTGACAAAAAGCCTCCGGAAGCCGCCGCAgcagctcctcctcctccggctgTACCGCAGAAGACAGAGACGGTGAAGCAAAAAGAGATAGAAATTAAACCGGAGAATCTAAACCGGCAAGACTTAATCGGAGCGGATCTTGATCTCCCTTCTCTAACCAGAGATCAGAACCGTGGTGGCGGTTACGATCTCGTCGATCGAATGCCGTTTCTATACATCCGCGTAGCCAAGGCGAAGCGAGCGAGCAACGACGGGAGCAATCCGATCTACGCCAAGCTCGTGATCGGTACAACCGGTGTGAAAACCAGATGCCAAACCGGTAAAGACTGGGACCAAGTGTTTGCCTTCGAGAAAGAGAGCTTAAACTCGAGCTCCTTGGAAGTTTCGGTTTGGTCGGAAGAGAAAGTCGAGAAGGAAGACAAAACGGTTACAACAACGGAGAGTTGTCTTGGAACGGTGTCGTTTGACCTTCAAGAGGTTCCCAAGAGAGTGCCTCCGGATAGTCCTTTGGCTCCTCAATGGTACACTTTGGAGTCTGAGAAGTCTCCTGGGAATGACGTCATGCTCGCTGTTTGGCTCGGGACTCAAGCTGATGAAGCGTTTCAAGAGGCTTGGCAGTCGGACTCCGGCGGGTTGATACCGGAGACCCGGTCCAAGGTTTACTTATCTCCGAAGCTTTGGTATTTAAGGCTAACGGTTATACAAACCCAAGACTTGCAGCTAGGTTCGGATCCCGAACCTAAAGCGAAGAACCCCACCACTGAGTTGTATGTGAAAGCTCAGCTTGGACCTCAAGTCTTCAAAACGGCTAGGACTTCGATCGGACCGTCAGCTTCCTCGTCTGGATCAGGTAACCCGACTTGGAATGAGGATCTAGTTTTCGTAGCTTCTGAGCCGTTCGAGCCGTTCTTGATAGTGACTGTGGAAGATATAACGAATGGTCAGTCAATTGGTCAGACCAAGATTCACATGGGGAGCGTCGAGAGGAGAAATGATGACCGGACCGAACCGAAATCGAGGTGGTTTAATCTCGCCGGAGACGAGAATAAACCATACTCAGGGAGGATACATGTGAAGGTTTGCCTTGAAGGTGGATATCATGTGTTGGATGAAGCAGCTCATGTGACGAGTGATGTTAGACCTTCCGCTAAACAGCTAGCGAAGCCACCTATTGGTTTGTTGGAAGTGGGTGTCCGTGGAGCTACTAATTTACTTCCGGTGAAAACAAGAGACGGTACGCGCGGTACTACTGATGCCTATGTGGTTGCAAAGTATGGTCCCAAATGGGTTCGGACTCGTACCATCCTCGACCGGTTTAATCCGCGGTGGAACGAGCAGTATACTTGGGATGTTTATGATCCGTGCACGGTCCTAACCATTGGAGTTTTCGACAACGGACGATACAAACGCGACGAAGCTGGGAAACAAGGGAGAGACTTAAGGGTTGGGAAAATCCGGATACGTCTCTCTACTCTTGACATGAACCGCGTCTACCTAAACTCCTACACCTTAACCGTAGTACTACCGAGCGGAGCCAAGAAGATGGGAGAAATAGAAATTGCGGTTCGGTTTTCTTGTCCCTCTTGGCTAAGCATTATTCAAGCTTATGTCACGCCAATGCTACCTAGGATGCACTATGTCCGCCCCCTCGGCCCGGCTCAACAAGACATTCTACGTCACACGGCTATGCGTATTGTAACTGCCAGGCTGGCCCGATCTGAACCGCCTTTGGGTCAAGAGGTGGTTCAGTACATGCTTGACACGGACAATCATGTGTGGAGCATGAGGAGAAGCAAAGCGAATTGGTTCCGTGTCATCACGTTCTTGTCACGTGCCGCAACTATAGCCCGTTGGGTTCACGGGATCCGAACTTGGGTCCACCCACCAACCACCGTGCTAGTTCACTTGCTTCTCGTGGCCATCGTCTTGTGTCCGCATTTAGTTCTACCAACTGTTTTCATGTACGCGTTCTTGATCCTTGCCTTGAGGTTCCGTTGCCGTGGCAGATTCAAAGTCAGTAGTGTTGACACTCGTCTCTCTTGCGTTGACTCTGTTGCACCCGACGAGCTAGACGAGGAGTTTGACGGTTTCCCGGCGACCAGGCCACCTGAGGTTGTTCGCATAAGGTATGACCGGTTAAGGGCATTAGCCGGTCGAGCACAGACTTTACTAGGTGATGTGGCGGCTCAAGGAGAGCGTATTGAGGCGCTTTTCAACTGGAAGGACCCACGCGCCACATGTATATTTGTGGTGTTCTGTCTTTTCGCGTCGTTCTTGTTCTACATTGTGCCCTTCAAGATCTTCGTTTTGGGGTTTGGTTTTTACTACATTCGACACCCAAGGTTCAGGGACGATATGCCTTCAGTTCCGGCCAACTTTTTCCGACGACTTCCTTCAATGTCTGATCAGATCCTGTGA